GAGGACTAAAGAAGTAAATAGAGCCCcatgtgtttcctgttctgAATTTATGtcccgaaaaaaaaaaaatatttaaagacacattttttaatctcTAATTAAATCATCCAAAACTTAATTGATTGTTGTCACTACGCCTGGTCAATTACCGGACTATTTCGTACGGCGGATGTGTCCACGGTGTCCGTCATATTTCCGGTGCTGATGAGCGCCTCGGTAACGCAGCGCTGTTCCCGCTAACAGGAGCAGCGAGCCTCATCCACCGAGAACCGGCTGCAGACCGCCTGAGAACCGCTCTCCTCTTCTGCTTCTGCCTCCTGCTCAGCGGCCTGCAGCCTGCTCTCTGTCCGCTCAGAGGGGCCCCGGGAGCCGTACGTACCGCGGCCAGAACCAGACGATTAGCCTGAGCGGCGCGTTAGCAGCGATGTCGGGTGTAGTGCGAGGCCCCGCTGGGAACAACGACTGCCGAATCTACGTGGGGAATCTCCCCCCCGACATCCGCACCAAGGACGTGGAGGACGTGTTCTACAAATACGGGACCATTCGGGACATCGACCTGAAGAACCGGAGAGGGGGCCCGCCGTTCGCCTTCATTGAGTTCGAGGACCCGAGGTGAGTGCGGAGCTAGCAGACCGTTAGCTTTTGAGGCCGGGGGCAGCGCCATTGTGCGGCTAACCAACGCCTGCGATAACACGTTAGTGAGCGGGTTCGGACTATTCCCTGGATCCTCTGCACCTTGCAACCATAGcgaagtatgtttttttttcctctttaggTTTCCTCTTTGTGTTGTTCCCAGTGATCATACaatgtaatgttgaaaatatctcctgtgtatttgttttcGTAGCCTCCACAAGGTAAAGCACAAAACACCCACTGGCTTTGTTGCAATTAAGCCTGGTCTACGCTTGCACCTTACGCTTCATTGTGCAACATTTAGCCGGCGCCAGTGTGCTCTGTTTATTCATTGAtatgctgtttttctctttttagttCAATGGAGCGATATTAGCTAATTCACATGCACGTCTGCACCGAGGATTAGGACGCGAGATGAAGCTAGTCTCCAACATGACTGACTCCATCCAGGGCTGTCTCTCCGTGTCCGTCCTGAACTCCCGAGGCGTGTTAATGTGTAAACTGTGCTGTTTTACGACCAGGGACGCAGATGACGCGGTCTACGGACGCGATGGTTATGACTACGACGGCTACAGACTGCGCGTGGAGTTCCCCCGGAGCGGCAGGGGCTCCAGAGGCGGGTTTGGAGGGATCGGTGGAGCCCCCAGAGGCAGATACGGGCCTCCATCCAGACGCTCTGAGTACAGGGTCATTGTGTCAGGTGGGTGATCTGGCTCTCACGCCGAGGGTATTGATATGGAAAGCTCTCCCTTCGGACTGCTGGTGTGGTTTCACTTTTATGAAGTGTGCTCTCTTGAATGCAGCAATGAGCTTGAAACTTTCATGCCATCATTGAGGCCCCATATAAACAGAAGAGCACCTCGTTTGCttctacatttttacaatacaTGTGCACAACAGTCAGGCTCCAAATGACAACTGTCCTTAATTGATTTGAAGACTTCTTTCTAGATGAATTGGTAGTTGTCAGTCTCAAAGTTGACAACTGTAAGTAAAGACCCTGAGCCCAAACTATTAATGTACTGTCTTAGATTCAGAATAGGCCTTTGAGAAGCTTGAAgtgatagttcacccaaaattcactcattatctactcacctctATGCCGATGGAGAGTCGGGTGAATGGTTCGAGTATTGTTTCCCCATACAATTGATTTAAATGGTGACCACATCTTCtaatgtataaaaaaacaaaaaatattaaatgcctccatactgctcctgtggtgtcagcCAAGTGTCTGTAAACCTGACCTCCAAATTTGacaaaacagcatcatttacaccattttTAACCTAGAATGATGCCATTTCCATTCCATTTGAATATCTGTTCTGCCATTTCCTTCAATTTTATTGGATGTTGCTGCAAGGCTGTTAACCCCTGAAACACTGAAAGTGTTtgtcacccacccctccattggcacagtggtgagcagatgagtgaattttcatttttgggtgaactctCCCTTTAAACCAGATGATTTTTGGCACCTCTCCCGAAATGACACATTTCATTGATTATCATGACGGTTGGTAATGTTTTATTGAGCAGTTGTGGAGTAGTTGGCGCTTTAGACAATATTAAGGAACACATTGTCACAAAGTGATGTTACAGTATAACcaaaaaaatgttaaaggaTGGTGCACACAGGGTTACCAGCATAATGTGACTAACGTTAACTAAAGCAGACCGCAGCAATACCATTAACTGAAATGTTAGTGTCACAAAATCTGACAGCTTCAGTTTAGTCATGTTGTTTAATGATGTGTTTGAGTTTCTGCACTTACAGTGTCAGTTAACAgatttttcattgtttctgtttAGGGCTCCCCCAGAGCGGCAGCTGGCAGGACCTGAAGGATCACATGCGCGAGGCTGGTGACGTGTGCTACGCTGATGTTTTCAGAGATGGAACCGGGGTTGTAGAATTTGTGCGCAAAGAGGACATGACCTATGCCGTTCGAAAGCTGGACAACACCAAATTCCGCTCGCATGAGGTATGTGTACTGATTTGATTATTGATCAGTGTCATGGATAATGTGTCTTTGCTGTATCAAGGTAAGTACTTTGCGGTGTTGCCACATGTTTCTGAAGCACAACCCGGCTCTCTTTCCCATTTTTCCACATTATCGCTATCGGCGGGAATGTTGTCTTTTCAATGTCAAGTTCTCTTGTGTCCGCCAGGGAGAGACTGCTTACATTCGTGTGAAATTAGACGGTCCCCGCAGCCCAAGTTACGGAAGATCACGCTCCCGCAGTCGTGGCAGCCGAAGCAGAAGCCGCAGTCGCAGCGCCAGCCGCAGTCGCAGCAATTCCCGTGGCCGTGGCAGAGGATCGCCCCGCTACTCGCCTCGTCACAGCCGCTCTCGCTCCCGTTCCTAAACCTTTCTACCACTGATGTTTTGCCCTTTTGATGTGTACCCCTCCCccttgtttttacctttttatgAGTTTCTCCAGAAGTCAGCTATTGATTTAaaattttttccatttcatgtcCCGATGTCCTTGTGGATGATCTTGGTATGTAGATGTACCCCCTCCTCTCCGTCCCCTCCCAGCTCCTCTCCAGCTGCTTATTCCTcctgttctctccctctctcctttctgtcCTCTCAATTTTTGCAACATAAGAGATTGTGCTGTGTTGAGCTTCCAAAAATGTTGAGTTATAGACTGAACTCAATGTTTTTGCAAGTATTGAAAAttgagttcttttttttaatcgtcTCATGGATATGTGGGGTGGGCTGTTTGGATGGGAAGCCCAATACTTAACTGTATTTTACCCTTGTGTCTTCCTTTAGACATCTGAAGAGAAGGATTAAAGTGATTTGGAATAAAACCATTGTGGAGCACATTTCATTTGTATGGTCAGGATAGGACATCTAATTGAGGAGCAATCAGGTCGGGGCAATGGTACGCTTCATATTCCATAAATTGAACGTTTTGATTGGTTGCCATATCATGCATGTCATATTTAACAAAGCCATATGTGCTGTACTttgttatacatatatatatgaagtTTTTAAAATGCTACTCTGGGCTGTGACAGAATAAACAGTCGTAGATCAATTGTTGTGATGTAAGTGTAACATCTTTtgctttcaaatgtaaaaatctgaTCACTTCTCTGTTGCAGAAGCGTCCCACTTGTAACTTAAATGTCCTCAAATGTTTTAACTTCAGGGAGTGATAGTCATTGtggcaatttctttttttttttcttgatctgACATGAGTGCtcaacatggaaaaaaaattaGGCCCAAAAATCTTGACATTTTATTCTAACGGTCTGCCTCTGATTTTCTTCCTGGTATTTCAAGGTTTTGATTGGAGGAGTGGCTCAGTGGATCCCAATCCTTGGAGCTGGATGAGTGGATCGATTAGGGAAGGGATAGGCAAGGATGGATGCTCGGAACGGGATCAGTTTTTCCAGGAGTCAAATGAGAGTTGAATTCAGAACTAAATAACGCGGAGTCCCAGAGCAACTTTTTTTCTATTAGGCCCTCCCCCTGCCTATCTTTAAAGTTTTTCAGTGATAATGGCTTTATTTGACAAGAAAACGAAACTGAGGACCAGGAAGTTGGATCAAAGGATGGAATCGTAGATGCCTGGTATGAAGGAATTAATTAAAAATTGGGGTGGCTGGGAAGGGGTTTCATTTGGGAGTagtttgtatgttttgttttttgcttaatctttttttctcttagcattttcaataaaacacttcaaaacaaggacactggtttgtttttattactcaTGCATCACTTCATGTAACTTGAAGACACATCTAAAGCGTTGAAGTCGGTGGAAGTGTATTGGTTGTGTCACACTTAAAAAACTACATGCAATGATTGTAAATCTGCTAGCAGcttaataataaatgattttcTAGGAAATCCTTGCggtaaaagatttaaaaagacAGTGAATAAGCAGCATTCAACGCTTCATAGTCTCAGGCTGGGATGAAAAAACCCTTACACTCGCATCCAAGTGATGTCGAGCTGCAGCCAAGGACTcgtttccttttttctcccacagtctatgtggtgtgtgtgtgtgtgtgtgtgtgtgtgtgccgtgaatgatgcattgtgggatgaAATAAGATGCCGGCAGACAGGAGCTGGAGAAAAACGCTTGTTACGCACGGGGAGGCGGCGGCGCAGCCAATGGCGAGGAGCAGCATGCAGCAGAGGGGCGGGGAGCAGCcggagagagcagagagcaccGAGACAAACCCACCTACATGCTTATTGTGTCAACCTTTGAAAAGCAATTAAGACGCAGCATCATTTAAAACCCTGCGAACCTTTATCTGGCTGCAGCGAAACCACATTGTCTGCAAAGAAGTGTCTCCAGGTCGCTTGAAGAGAAGGTGAGTGGCAGATTGGATCCTCTCGTCCATGTCCTGACATATCCCTGATGCCAGTTTCTCTTACGATGCTTtcactgtttgtctttattcatTTGATGTGCTCACACGTGATTTTATGTGTTGGCGTCAAGAGGAACAAGAGGTGCATCAGGCTTTGATCTGGATTCATTTCTGGTACTTTTCGTCTCCTGCTGCAGAAGTGATTTGAGCCAAGTAATTTAACTCCACCTGTATCAAGTTTCACAGCCAATCTATGCACCGCTCAAGTCATCGTCCAGTTAGGAACATGGATATAAATACGCATGATTAAGTTCTGATGGTGTAAATCACAGAGAACGCGGTGCCTCGTAATGGCCCGTGTTCTGCGTAAAAGGCAGATGTTTGCTGGCCTTAACCATCCCCGTCACCACGTGCGGTGTTCATTTTCAGTGCGGTACGTCCGAGTGAACGTGCaccttcctctttcctccatcAGGCATCCTCCTCATCAGCCATGACTGACAGGAAAGCTGTGATCAAGAACGCAGACATGTCCGAGGACATGCAGCAGGACGCGGTGGACTGTGCCACGCAGGCCATGGAGAAGTACAACATAGAGAAGGACATTGCAGCCTACATCAAAAAGGTGAGAGGAGGCTGCACGGATGGATCCAAACATCTGTAGCATCACATGATCTGCAACATTCACAGGCTTGTTTTGTTCTCACATCTATTTTTGGGATATTATGAGCAGGGCCGTAGCCAGGCTTTTATTATGACTGAGCccacatgcccccccccccccctcaaagcAGCACAGTGTTTTCAAACATCAGAAAGAAAATCTCTCTAATTTGCGTGGCGTGTTCCGTAAAGTAACTATAGAAAAATATAATGACAAATAAGATGAAAAATTATGTTGGAGTTTTCAAAACAGAACAGATAAtatacaattaaaaataaatgcgTGAAACCAGTCTAAAGAGGCAATCTTTCATGTATGTATGTCTATGTATTTGCATTgtggaaaaaagttttttacctattttttgacattcatttacatgaatatTTGTACTATTTTAAGTAGACTGGGTATAAATATACCATAAGCTGCCAACAAAATACCTATTGGGCAAGTTTTTAAATTGCTTGAtgtgttaaactgtaaaacttgTGATGAAAACCAAATTCCTACTGGCTGGAGCTGAAATAATCAACAGAATAATTCATTCGCAGCTTTTCTTAGATTACATGAATCTGAGTTAAAATGTTTCTGATTCCAGCTATTCAATGTGAGGATCAGGTGCTCACAGTTTTTGTCTTAAAAAGTTTTAAACTTTTATCTTTGAGTTTTTTGACTGTTGATCGAATTACTCAAGCATTTGCACTCTGAGATATTTTTGGgaatttt
The Paralichthys olivaceus isolate ysfri-2021 chromosome 11, ASM2471397v2, whole genome shotgun sequence genome window above contains:
- the srsf1a gene encoding serine/arginine-rich splicing factor 1A; translation: MSGVVRGPAGNNDCRIYVGNLPPDIRTKDVEDVFYKYGTIRDIDLKNRRGGPPFAFIEFEDPRDADDAVYGRDGYDYDGYRLRVEFPRSGRGSRGGFGGIGGAPRGRYGPPSRRSEYRVIVSGLPQSGSWQDLKDHMREAGDVCYADVFRDGTGVVEFVRKEDMTYAVRKLDNTKFRSHEGETAYIRVKLDGPRSPSYGRSRSRSRGSRSRSRSRSASRSRSNSRGRGRGSPRYSPRHSRSRSRS